The Candidatus Nitrosymbiomonas proteolyticus genome has a segment encoding these proteins:
- a CDS encoding hydroxymethylpyrimidine pyrophosphatase, which yields MLAVDLDGTLLRSDRTPHPRSAQALVRASSAGLQVVLASGRNGPAIRAYSDQIGIRCPIVAANGAHVIDEDDFEVAHHSLGEPYWSPVADFAEKSGTHFHAYARDRLLFFADTRWSEIYLQRVRHLVPEYLDREQLRGIEVTKVMLVDEPNVLDQHQKELAARLRGTPVVLVRSEAEYLEFLSAKANKGEGLREIARRKGIERHEIAAIGDYSNDVPMLEYAGVSAAVSNASEDCKAVADRIVESNEEGGVASFVDSILSNRRQ from the coding sequence ATGCTCGCGGTCGATCTCGATGGGACCCTCCTCCGATCCGACCGGACGCCCCACCCTCGCAGCGCGCAGGCACTGGTTCGGGCGAGTTCCGCGGGGCTTCAAGTGGTGCTTGCGAGCGGGCGAAACGGCCCAGCGATCCGAGCTTACAGCGATCAGATCGGAATCCGCTGTCCCATCGTCGCCGCAAACGGGGCGCACGTGATCGATGAAGACGATTTCGAGGTGGCTCATCATTCGCTGGGCGAACCGTATTGGTCGCCGGTGGCGGACTTTGCCGAGAAGAGCGGGACCCACTTTCACGCCTACGCCCGCGATCGCCTGCTCTTTTTCGCGGACACTCGTTGGAGCGAAATCTACCTTCAGCGGGTTCGACACCTTGTGCCGGAATACTTGGATCGGGAACAACTCCGAGGCATCGAAGTCACGAAAGTAATGCTGGTCGACGAGCCGAATGTGCTCGATCAGCATCAAAAGGAGCTTGCGGCTCGTCTAAGAGGTACGCCCGTCGTGTTGGTGCGGAGCGAGGCTGAATATCTGGAGTTCCTTTCAGCCAAGGCCAATAAGGGAGAAGGGTTGAGAGAGATCGCGCGAAGGAAGGGAATAGAACGGCACGAGATCGCCGCCATCGGCGACTATTCCAATGACGTGCCCATGCTCGAATACGCGGGCGTCTCGGCCGCCGTCAGCAACGCCAGCGAGGACTGTAAGGCGGTCGCCGACAGGATCGTGGAGTCCAATGAAGAGGGCGGTGTCGCCTCTTTCGTTGACTCGATCCTCTCGAATCGGCGACAATAG
- a CDS encoding nucleotide exchange factor GrpE, producing the protein MPHSGKKHPRETQPEAPIESQMNPQNSATDGEGKTRAEGATPSLEEQLASALDERDRMRDQMLRAFAEVQNQRKRLANERDAMRQFILEELMSGMIPVLDNLERSLAAADAGASRESLLEGVRGVERQFRTVLESFHVKRINAKGKMFDPNLHEAVSTVATAELPEGTVVEEIESGYTIREGVLRPAKVQVAKRS; encoded by the coding sequence TTGCCTCATAGTGGAAAGAAGCACCCGCGCGAAACCCAGCCAGAGGCGCCCATCGAGTCGCAAATGAACCCACAGAATTCGGCAACTGATGGCGAGGGCAAGACCAGGGCAGAAGGGGCCACGCCCAGCCTCGAAGAGCAGCTCGCCTCGGCCCTCGACGAGCGCGACCGGATGCGCGATCAAATGCTTCGTGCGTTCGCCGAGGTTCAGAACCAGCGTAAGCGGCTCGCAAACGAACGGGATGCGATGCGCCAGTTCATTCTCGAAGAGTTGATGAGCGGCATGATCCCCGTTCTCGACAACCTGGAAAGGAGCTTGGCTGCCGCAGATGCGGGGGCCAGCAGGGAGTCGCTGCTCGAAGGCGTTCGGGGAGTCGAACGGCAGTTCCGAACGGTATTGGAGTCGTTTCACGTAAAGCGGATCAACGCCAAGGGGAAGATGTTCGATCCGAACCTACATGAAGCTGTAAGTACCGTCGCAACCGCCGAGTTGCCCGAAGGAACGGTGGTCGAGGAGATCGAGTCGGGCTATACGATCCGCGAGGGGGTGCTGCGGCCCGCCAAGGTGCAGGTCGCGAAGAGGTCGTGA
- a CDS encoding amidase: MALPDSIDRREFFARAVMGAATAGLPLSTAFGAPVPNVDGQDSPAQEIGLADLQAAARIAGLEFENSELEEILRSVRSQRASFAALRSQEVDYTLEPPTPFVPQGKSMGGAPGIELRLDPPSSDSPPSDPEDLAFSSVRDLSHWVRTRKVSPVALTRLYLDRMKRYGDELLCLVTLTEELALEQARRAEAEIAAGQYRGPLHGLPYGIKDLFATRGYPTSWGSEPHKDQHFDFDAGVVERMREAGAVLIAKLSLGSLAQGDVWFKGRTKNPWNPSQGSSGSSAGSACSAAAGLAAFTIGTETLGSIVSPTHQCRVTGLRPSYGRVTRSGAMAVSWTMDKVGPICRSAQDCAIVFASLQGSDPRDLTSRDAGFHYRSDLPLKELRIGYLIGPNDDPADRPAIERTDYLSLLASLGANLEPVRMSPTPNGVILVLSVESASAFDDFTRSDAIDHLQNSSWPQTYRSSRFVPAVEYLRAQRLRTEVMRKFEAELGEFDMVVAYERGGHTLYTTNLTGHPQVLVPFGLTPQGTQRSISLIGRLDGEATILAVAHQIQMRAGFHRLRPSLG; encoded by the coding sequence ATGGCTTTGCCGGACTCGATCGATCGCAGAGAGTTTTTCGCAAGGGCGGTGATGGGCGCCGCGACCGCGGGTCTACCCCTATCGACGGCTTTTGGGGCGCCCGTTCCGAACGTGGATGGGCAGGATTCCCCTGCGCAGGAGATCGGGCTAGCCGACCTTCAGGCTGCCGCAAGGATCGCCGGCCTCGAGTTCGAGAATTCGGAGTTGGAGGAGATTCTTCGAAGCGTTCGAAGCCAAAGGGCCTCGTTTGCTGCTCTGCGATCCCAGGAAGTCGATTACACCCTCGAACCCCCGACGCCGTTCGTGCCCCAAGGGAAGAGCATGGGCGGCGCGCCAGGAATCGAGCTTCGACTCGATCCACCTTCGTCCGACTCGCCTCCTTCTGATCCCGAAGACCTCGCATTCTCCTCCGTCCGGGACCTCAGTCATTGGGTCAGGACCCGCAAAGTGTCCCCCGTTGCACTCACCCGGTTGTATCTCGACCGGATGAAGAGGTACGGCGACGAGCTGCTGTGCCTGGTGACTCTGACGGAAGAACTCGCGCTCGAACAGGCGCGAAGGGCCGAGGCAGAGATCGCCGCAGGGCAGTATCGCGGTCCGCTGCACGGATTGCCGTATGGCATCAAGGACCTGTTCGCGACCAGGGGATATCCAACGTCGTGGGGCTCTGAGCCTCACAAAGACCAACACTTCGACTTCGACGCAGGAGTGGTCGAGCGAATGAGAGAGGCGGGCGCGGTCCTGATTGCGAAATTGAGCCTCGGCAGCTTGGCGCAAGGCGACGTGTGGTTCAAAGGACGCACGAAGAACCCTTGGAATCCGTCCCAAGGTTCAAGTGGTTCCTCAGCGGGATCGGCTTGTTCGGCCGCAGCCGGGCTTGCCGCGTTCACCATTGGTACCGAGACCCTCGGAAGCATCGTCTCACCCACCCATCAGTGCAGGGTCACGGGCCTGAGACCCAGTTACGGGCGGGTGACGCGCAGCGGAGCGATGGCGGTGAGCTGGACTATGGACAAGGTGGGACCCATTTGCCGTTCGGCGCAAGATTGCGCGATCGTGTTTGCCTCGCTCCAGGGCTCCGACCCCAGGGACCTGACGTCCCGAGACGCAGGGTTTCACTACCGGTCCGACTTGCCGTTGAAAGAACTCCGCATCGGTTACCTTATCGGTCCCAACGACGATCCGGCGGATCGCCCCGCCATTGAGCGCACCGACTACCTCTCGCTCCTGGCGTCCCTCGGCGCGAATCTGGAGCCCGTTCGAATGTCCCCCACTCCGAACGGGGTCATTCTTGTGCTGAGCGTCGAATCGGCTTCCGCGTTCGACGATTTCACCCGGAGCGACGCGATCGATCACCTTCAGAACAGTTCGTGGCCTCAAACCTACCGCTCCAGCAGATTCGTGCCAGCCGTGGAGTACCTCCGGGCTCAGCGCCTGCGAACGGAAGTGATGAGGAAATTCGAAGCCGAGTTAGGGGAGTTCGACATGGTCGTTGCCTATGAGCGTGGCGGGCACACCCTCTACACAACGAACCTGACCGGGCATCCTCAAGTGCTCGTGCCGTTCGGCCTCACCCCCCAAGGGACTCAACGCAGCATTTCGCTCATCGGGCGGCTCGACGGTGAAGCCACGATCCTCGCAGTGGCGCATCAGATTCAGATGCGGGCCGGCTTTCACAGGCTCCGGCCCTCCCTTGGGTAA
- a CDS encoding type II secretory pathway, ATPase PulE/Tfp pilus assembly pathway, ATPase PilB, protein MSISDHSQFNWGAAKRFRLILRESGMAKEMGGDDMSLAVGIVDNIFISALETNTSDIHLQPERDQLKIRYRQDGVLHATGQLPPEQAANVLARLKLSAGMRIDETREPQDGRIDMEFMGRRLSARASCVPCLNGEKFVMRILDPAAMRVELQKLGMPEDVLTKWQRAVQVPYGLVIVTGPTGSGKTSTLYASINTLDHVRKNIVTVEDPVEYEFENNIAQVQVTEKMSFPRVMRSFLRQDPDIMLVGEMRDPESLSIGIQAGLTGHLVLTTLHTNNAVETVGRMIDMGAEPYLIAGTTVAIMAQRLVRLNCAKCRQPYSPTEEELQMLSLTSAQLEGAQIMAGKGCAECRGTGYKGRTAVFELILGTPDLRQAIAHKADYPELVAAARKQGYRTMLEDGITKILQGWTTPDEVLRAVYTQAIE, encoded by the coding sequence ATGTCGATCAGCGACCACTCACAGTTCAATTGGGGCGCAGCCAAGCGCTTTCGACTCATCCTCCGGGAATCGGGAATGGCGAAGGAGATGGGCGGAGACGATATGTCTCTCGCCGTGGGAATCGTCGACAACATCTTCATCAGCGCCCTAGAGACCAACACGAGCGACATCCATCTTCAGCCTGAACGCGACCAGCTCAAGATTCGGTACCGGCAAGACGGCGTGCTCCACGCGACCGGGCAGCTCCCGCCCGAACAAGCCGCGAACGTGCTGGCACGGCTCAAGCTATCGGCTGGAATGAGGATCGACGAGACCCGCGAGCCCCAAGACGGGAGAATCGACATGGAGTTCATGGGGCGCAGGCTTTCAGCCCGTGCCTCTTGCGTCCCGTGTTTGAACGGCGAGAAGTTCGTGATGAGAATCCTCGACCCGGCGGCGATGCGGGTGGAGCTACAAAAGCTGGGGATGCCAGAAGACGTTCTGACGAAATGGCAACGCGCGGTCCAGGTCCCCTACGGCTTGGTCATCGTTACCGGCCCGACCGGGTCCGGAAAGACCTCGACCCTGTACGCCTCGATCAACACGCTTGACCACGTTCGGAAGAACATCGTTACGGTCGAAGACCCGGTCGAATATGAGTTCGAAAACAACATCGCCCAGGTCCAAGTGACAGAGAAGATGAGCTTTCCGAGAGTTATGCGGTCGTTCCTCCGCCAAGACCCTGACATCATGCTCGTGGGTGAAATGCGAGACCCGGAGTCGCTCTCGATCGGGATTCAGGCGGGGTTGACGGGCCACCTCGTGCTGACCACGCTTCACACCAACAACGCCGTCGAGACCGTTGGCCGAATGATTGATATGGGCGCGGAGCCCTATCTGATCGCCGGGACGACCGTTGCGATCATGGCGCAAAGGCTCGTCAGGCTGAACTGCGCCAAGTGCCGCCAGCCCTACTCGCCGACCGAAGAAGAATTGCAGATGCTCAGCCTCACCTCCGCTCAACTCGAGGGAGCGCAGATCATGGCAGGGAAGGGCTGCGCGGAGTGCCGGGGAACGGGTTACAAGGGCCGAACCGCCGTGTTCGAGTTGATTCTCGGAACGCCCGACCTCCGGCAAGCAATCGCCCACAAAGCCGACTACCCAGAACTCGTCGCCGCGGCCCGAAAGCAGGGCTACCGAACGATGCTCGAAGACGGCATCACGAAGATCCTTCAGGGCTGGACGACCCCGGATGAAGTCCTGCGCGCCGTGTATACGCAAGCCATCGAATAG
- a CDS encoding alpha/beta hydrolase family: protein MLAVFALLVAHQASAIQATALDVGERLRAIDVLWAETPALDRRIAASPLIQEGVVFAGAGRNSEACEFLDKAAAELSGGEVSAGDAVTLRFSSPVVEPGKSAELKLGWAYLPSKPDAVSVAVAGRTVQLLPGRSVTVEVNPAWGEPDLALTPEIGYAVPTTVGTKSRTAYLTILKGGRQRIDTLSRATDPQARDLGLELQRLLAEPLTWTHETPILDWVYVGEQLDQGRKKLSELARLPFARHKQTVFRAEFPRQARGKTPPPDPQVVLIAVPGPTGGESSFFESYGRGRVALEAERRGWVFVSVRSSPSALEDALEWLQQVRGIRIRHLVVMGHGQGAGVALSAASLPIKPAAAAILAPNQASFLREWIELPLYLSVGLGDGGRLRASVESLAREIGERPDFRFDQIPNCEHFTVVAESIPAVFEFFDRFVPPVLPEPDPDGGESCSIPSSGLDS, encoded by the coding sequence ATGCTCGCCGTATTTGCGTTGCTGGTGGCCCATCAAGCTTCCGCGATCCAGGCCACCGCTTTGGACGTGGGCGAGCGCTTGCGAGCGATCGATGTGCTTTGGGCGGAAACGCCAGCGCTCGACAGGCGGATCGCGGCGTCCCCTCTGATTCAGGAGGGGGTGGTGTTTGCGGGCGCCGGCCGGAACTCCGAAGCGTGTGAGTTCCTCGACAAGGCGGCGGCGGAGTTATCGGGTGGCGAGGTCTCTGCGGGCGACGCAGTGACGCTTCGATTCTCTTCGCCGGTGGTCGAACCGGGAAAGTCCGCCGAGTTGAAGTTGGGCTGGGCGTATCTCCCCTCGAAGCCCGACGCCGTCAGCGTGGCGGTCGCCGGTAGGACCGTGCAGCTATTACCAGGACGCAGCGTCACCGTCGAAGTCAATCCGGCTTGGGGTGAGCCCGATCTCGCTCTGACGCCCGAAATCGGCTATGCGGTGCCGACTACGGTCGGAACGAAGTCGCGCACGGCCTACTTGACCATCTTGAAGGGCGGGCGGCAGAGGATCGACACACTCTCGCGGGCCACTGACCCCCAAGCTCGGGATTTGGGCCTGGAGCTCCAGCGATTGCTCGCCGAGCCGCTCACCTGGACCCACGAGACTCCGATCCTCGATTGGGTCTATGTGGGAGAACAACTCGATCAGGGGCGCAAGAAGCTGAGCGAACTCGCGCGGCTCCCTTTTGCGCGTCACAAGCAGACCGTGTTTCGCGCCGAGTTTCCGCGCCAGGCGCGAGGGAAAACGCCCCCGCCCGATCCTCAAGTCGTTCTCATCGCCGTTCCCGGTCCAACGGGGGGCGAGTCGTCGTTTTTTGAGTCGTATGGGCGCGGGCGGGTCGCACTCGAAGCGGAGCGGCGAGGTTGGGTTTTCGTGTCGGTCCGCAGTTCGCCCTCGGCCCTCGAAGACGCCTTGGAGTGGCTTCAGCAGGTTCGGGGAATCCGAATCCGCCACCTAGTCGTAATGGGGCATGGCCAAGGCGCGGGTGTCGCGCTCAGCGCGGCGAGCCTGCCGATCAAGCCCGCCGCGGCGGCGATTCTCGCACCGAATCAAGCCTCGTTCCTGCGGGAGTGGATCGAGCTTCCTCTCTACCTTTCGGTCGGGCTAGGCGACGGCGGACGGCTTCGCGCTTCGGTGGAGTCGCTTGCGAGGGAAATCGGCGAGCGACCCGACTTCCGATTCGATCAGATTCCGAATTGCGAGCACTTCACTGTGGTCGCCGAGTCCATTCCGGCCGTTTTCGAGTTCTTCGACAGGTTCGTTCCGCCCGTACTTCCTGAGCCCGACCCGGACGGCGGCGAGTCCTGTTCGATCCCGTCCTCTGGCCTCGATTCGTAG
- a CDS encoding dehydrogenase: MAKKLKIGIIGSGGIAQGAHMPGYASLPELCEMVWACDIDPNVAEEAAEKFGGMKTTGDYRDVIADPEVDAVSIATPNKYHVEPTIAALEAGKHVLCEKPLAMNAEEARSMVRAARKSGLILQVGMNNRFTGPAQFMKQYIDDGNLGDVYYARAQALRRRGVPGWGVFIDKEKQGGGPLIDIGVHILDLTLHFMGFPKPVSASGMTWNHLGTNPALFNNWGDYDRAKFTVEDFAVGLIRFDNGAVVVLESSFMGNLEGDPFQCQLFGTKAGAAVRTWGENPIEIYTEQNRQVFNLKPVNIPNVTSSHVAEVQAFVEAILEKKPSPVPAEHGFYVNAIFDALYRSAATGVEERIDVSV; encoded by the coding sequence ATGGCCAAGAAGCTCAAAATCGGAATCATTGGGAGCGGCGGAATCGCCCAGGGCGCCCATATGCCTGGGTACGCCTCGCTCCCGGAACTCTGCGAAATGGTGTGGGCGTGCGACATCGACCCCAACGTGGCCGAGGAAGCCGCCGAAAAGTTCGGGGGCATGAAGACCACCGGCGACTATCGCGACGTGATCGCCGACCCTGAAGTGGACGCCGTATCGATCGCCACGCCGAACAAGTATCACGTCGAACCCACGATCGCTGCCCTCGAAGCAGGCAAACACGTGCTTTGCGAAAAACCGCTTGCGATGAACGCCGAGGAGGCAAGGTCGATGGTCCGAGCTGCCCGAAAGTCCGGTCTCATCCTTCAAGTCGGCATGAACAACCGCTTCACCGGCCCTGCCCAGTTCATGAAGCAGTACATCGACGACGGCAACCTGGGCGACGTGTATTATGCTCGCGCCCAGGCTCTACGGCGACGAGGCGTACCCGGTTGGGGGGTCTTCATCGACAAGGAAAAGCAAGGCGGAGGGCCGCTGATCGACATCGGCGTTCACATCCTCGACCTCACCCTTCACTTCATGGGGTTCCCCAAGCCCGTGTCTGCGAGCGGGATGACCTGGAACCACCTGGGAACCAACCCCGCGCTATTCAACAACTGGGGCGATTACGACAGAGCCAAGTTCACCGTCGAGGACTTCGCAGTGGGCTTGATTCGGTTCGACAACGGAGCTGTCGTCGTGCTCGAAAGCTCGTTCATGGGCAACCTCGAAGGCGACCCGTTCCAGTGTCAGCTCTTCGGAACCAAGGCCGGCGCTGCCGTTCGCACTTGGGGCGAGAATCCCATCGAGATCTACACGGAACAGAACCGACAGGTCTTCAACCTCAAACCGGTCAACATCCCTAACGTCACCAGCTCTCACGTCGCGGAGGTACAGGCGTTTGTGGAGGCGATCCTCGAAAAGAAACCGTCCCCAGTCCCGGCAGAGCATGGGTTCTACGTCAACGCCATTTTCGACGCACTATACAGGAGCGCGGCGACGGGAGTCGAAGAGCGCATCGACGTTTCGGTTTGA
- a CDS encoding phosphoglucosamine mutase, producing MSRPKFGTDGIRGVAGTQLTPELALLVGKAVAQVLASGSGSRAVMGRDTRKSGSMVGAAVAAGLASRGVDVRTLGIVPTGLASFETRRGGFDLGVVISASHNPAEDNGIKVLGPSGAKLDEDSEQEIESLIDDFRADPLDGLAVGGIELAIGARERYCQWLESLVPEGLAGLRIAMDCAHGAAYEIAPSVFRQLGAEVVCVGVAPDGLNINAEGGATKPHSIQKLTQESRADLGISFDGDADRAVFSDSLGRLFNGDRMMAIWAGHWRKEGRMASPSVVGTVMSNGGFARYLSANGLDLQRAKVGDRNVTRMIGELGAQIGGEQSGHVIFPELGPTGDGLVTALELVRVLKREGKSLADHFDDFEPWPQILVNVNTRANSGWDKGPKVSSSLTSATARVGSRGRVVVRASGTQPMVRVMVEADDQALRDEACQEIVDALCEELGGTVYSTVDLTYALGD from the coding sequence GTGAGCCGCCCCAAGTTCGGAACCGACGGGATTCGCGGCGTCGCGGGCACCCAACTGACGCCTGAACTGGCGTTGCTCGTGGGTAAGGCGGTCGCCCAGGTGCTGGCGAGCGGGTCCGGAAGCCGGGCCGTCATGGGCCGAGACACCCGAAAGAGCGGGTCGATGGTGGGTGCGGCGGTCGCTGCCGGACTGGCTTCCCGCGGCGTCGACGTGAGGACGTTGGGCATCGTTCCTACGGGCCTTGCCAGTTTCGAAACTCGCAGGGGCGGATTCGACTTGGGAGTCGTAATCTCCGCTAGCCACAACCCGGCCGAAGACAACGGCATCAAGGTGCTGGGTCCGAGCGGCGCAAAGCTCGATGAGGACTCGGAGCAAGAGATCGAATCTCTCATCGACGACTTTCGCGCAGACCCCCTCGATGGGCTTGCGGTCGGTGGAATCGAACTTGCTATAGGGGCTCGGGAACGGTATTGCCAATGGTTGGAGTCACTTGTGCCCGAGGGACTCGCCGGGTTGCGAATCGCGATGGACTGCGCTCATGGAGCTGCGTACGAGATCGCCCCGAGTGTTTTTCGGCAGCTTGGCGCTGAAGTCGTTTGCGTCGGCGTTGCGCCCGACGGGCTCAACATCAACGCCGAGGGGGGAGCGACCAAGCCGCATAGCATCCAGAAACTCACTCAAGAGAGCCGAGCGGACCTCGGAATCTCGTTTGATGGAGACGCCGATCGCGCGGTTTTCAGCGATTCTCTGGGGCGGCTCTTCAACGGCGACCGCATGATGGCGATTTGGGCGGGACATTGGCGGAAGGAAGGAAGGATGGCATCGCCAAGCGTGGTCGGAACCGTCATGAGCAATGGGGGCTTCGCAAGGTACTTGAGCGCGAACGGGCTGGACCTCCAGCGGGCCAAGGTGGGCGACCGAAACGTGACTCGGATGATCGGCGAACTCGGCGCCCAGATCGGCGGCGAGCAAAGTGGCCATGTGATCTTCCCCGAACTTGGGCCGACGGGCGATGGCTTGGTGACCGCGCTCGAACTCGTGCGAGTTCTCAAGCGCGAAGGCAAGAGCCTCGCCGATCACTTCGACGACTTCGAGCCTTGGCCGCAGATTCTCGTGAACGTCAATACGCGAGCTAACTCAGGGTGGGACAAGGGACCCAAGGTGTCCAGTTCTCTCACCTCGGCGACGGCGCGTGTGGGGAGCCGGGGGCGAGTCGTCGTGCGTGCGAGCGGAACTCAGCCGATGGTGCGGGTGATGGTCGAGGCTGACGACCAGGCGCTCCGCGACGAAGCCTGTCAAGAGATCGTCGATGCGCTTTGCGAAGAACTCGGAGGGACGGTGTATTCGACCGTCGACCTGACCTATGCTCTTGGCGATTGA
- a CDS encoding pantothenate kinase type III — MLLAIDVGNSWTSFGAFAEGVSQGFAGCETSLLRNAATAITALDSCLVELGIGPGDFDCVLASVVPEVRQWLVDRLWDLTSKAPLELKAAGDVGLTVDYEHPETMGSDRVANALEAIGSCRLPAIVVDCGTATTFEVLTPDGALRGGPILAGIEVSLQALSSKTSLLPQVGARAALSPLNRSTADAMVAGAVLGHAHAVVGLVGAIEVELGSECEVVLTGGLGGLIAPHCPGRFQYDPHWTLRGMVRAFERLSGPTNLALES, encoded by the coding sequence ATGCTCTTGGCGATTGACGTCGGAAACTCCTGGACCTCGTTCGGGGCATTTGCCGAGGGTGTCTCGCAGGGATTCGCAGGGTGCGAGACGAGCCTGCTTCGCAACGCGGCGACGGCCATTACCGCGCTCGATTCGTGCCTCGTGGAGTTAGGGATCGGTCCAGGTGACTTCGATTGCGTTCTCGCTAGCGTTGTGCCGGAGGTAAGGCAATGGCTCGTCGATCGGCTCTGGGACCTCACCTCAAAGGCCCCTCTTGAACTCAAGGCTGCCGGGGATGTCGGCTTGACGGTCGATTACGAGCATCCCGAGACGATGGGCTCGGACCGGGTCGCGAACGCCCTCGAAGCGATCGGGTCCTGCCGCCTTCCCGCCATCGTCGTCGACTGCGGAACAGCGACGACGTTTGAGGTCCTGACGCCCGATGGGGCGCTTCGTGGGGGGCCGATCCTTGCGGGAATCGAAGTCAGTTTGCAAGCGCTTTCCAGCAAGACTTCCCTGCTGCCCCAAGTAGGCGCGCGAGCCGCATTGAGTCCGCTCAACCGTTCGACCGCCGACGCGATGGTTGCTGGCGCGGTGCTGGGGCACGCTCACGCCGTCGTGGGGCTCGTCGGCGCGATCGAAGTTGAGTTGGGATCGGAATGCGAGGTCGTGTTGACGGGAGGACTAGGGGGTCTGATCGCGCCCCATTGTCCCGGAAGGTTCCAATACGACCCGCACTGGACGCTGCGGGGCATGGTCAGAGCATTCGAGCGTCTCTCTGGACCGACGAACCTGGCCCTTGAGTCATAG
- a CDS encoding carboxylate/Amino Acid/Amine Transporter, with protein sequence MSPRPPGGFSLFLLLTVTAWGLNFVALKVVYLEVGPAALGFTRSLIMLATLVPVCWLAKAPLRYERSTAALILLQGFISMGLYMVAFLEALRLTGPAEGALVLSTCPVLTTLLAMAVRQEAFRWATLLYALVAFGGVALVIAGGVALRSTSLMGYLLMVLAALTWAVGTVISKPLVQKHSPYTVLTLSIPGALPVLATYGLWDTLHTPWTSLSGLTWLAYGFVALVAGTFGFVGFYVGVRQIGATGAMLYQYLVPVVAAVAAWLWLGQSLVGVQWLGMAITLAAVFQATRSRSRELRPPREELAAGPAV encoded by the coding sequence GTGTCCCCACGGCCTCCTGGCGGTTTCAGCCTCTTCCTCTTACTCACTGTGACGGCTTGGGGGCTCAATTTCGTTGCCCTAAAAGTGGTGTACCTGGAGGTCGGGCCGGCTGCGTTGGGCTTTACTCGGTCCCTCATCATGCTGGCGACCCTCGTGCCGGTTTGCTGGCTTGCCAAGGCGCCCCTGCGCTATGAGCGCTCGACGGCGGCGCTTATCCTGTTGCAGGGCTTCATCAGCATGGGGCTCTACATGGTGGCCTTCCTAGAAGCCCTTCGCCTGACGGGGCCCGCGGAAGGCGCGCTCGTCCTTTCGACTTGCCCGGTTCTTACGACCCTACTGGCCATGGCCGTGCGGCAAGAGGCGTTTCGATGGGCCACGCTGCTCTATGCGCTTGTGGCTTTCGGAGGAGTCGCGCTGGTCATCGCCGGAGGGGTCGCCTTGCGTTCCACGTCCTTGATGGGTTACCTGCTCATGGTTCTGGCGGCCTTGACGTGGGCTGTTGGGACGGTGATTAGCAAGCCGCTGGTACAGAAGCACTCGCCCTATACGGTCCTGACCCTTTCGATTCCCGGCGCGCTGCCGGTTCTTGCGACCTATGGACTTTGGGACACCCTTCATACGCCCTGGACGAGTTTGTCGGGGTTGACGTGGCTTGCGTACGGATTCGTCGCGCTGGTCGCGGGGACGTTTGGCTTTGTGGGTTTCTATGTGGGGGTTCGGCAGATCGGGGCGACCGGCGCGATGCTGTACCAGTACCTTGTTCCGGTCGTTGCGGCGGTGGCTGCCTGGCTCTGGCTTGGGCAATCGCTCGTGGGAGTTCAGTGGCTTGGCATGGCGATCACCCTCGCCGCCGTGTTTCAGGCGACTCGAAGCCGGTCGCGGGAATTGCGGCCGCCCCGAGAGGAACTTGCCGCGGGCCCTGCGGTCTGA